From a single Carassius auratus strain Wakin chromosome 38, ASM336829v1, whole genome shotgun sequence genomic region:
- the LOC113056855 gene encoding mitoferrin-2, with the protein MILKDWVLQMEADGFVRRRRMTADTSGGDAAVAGASAGAEIHWLGGRFWGVSKSLVGTLTPRIAGETELHVGHFYGSQEANDSSEPDYEGLPQGASTSTHMLAGAVAGIMEHCLMFPIDCVKTRMQSLQPEPAARYRNVMDALWQIVRTEGIWRPIRGLNVTAVGAGPAHALYFACYERLKKVLSDIIHPGANSHLANGAAGCVATLLHDAAMNPAEVVKQRMQMFNSPYRGVLDCMRCVWQQEGALAFYRSYTTQLTMNIPFQALHFMTYEYLQELLNPQRHYNPSSHMVSGALAGAIAAAATTPLDVCKTLLNTQESLALDSVSQSGRHITGLGHAFRTVYRLGGLPAYFKGVQARVIYQMPSTAISWSVYEFFKNVITKHQHEKRRIQRDGEK; encoded by the exons ATGATTTTAAAGGACTGGGTGTTGCAAATGGAAGCGGATGGTTTTGTGCGAAGGCGGCGGATGACAGCGGACACATCGGGCGGCGATGCCGCGGTGGCCGGGGCTTCCGCGGGCGCGGAGATACACTGGCTTGGCGGCAGATTCTGGGGTGTTTCCAAAAGTCTAGTCGGCACTTTGACACCTCGTATAGCGGGAGAAACGGAGCTTCATGTTGGACATTTCTATGGCTCCCAGGAGGCCAATGATTCCTCGGAACCGGACTATGAGGGTTTGCCCCAGGGAGCCTCCACCAGCACGCACATGTTGGCAGGGGCAGTGGCAGGAATCATGGAGCATTGCCTGATGTTCCCTATTGATTGTGTCAAG ACGCGCATGCAGAGCCTTCAGCCAGAGCCAGCTGCCCGCTACCGTAACGTGATGGACGCTTTGTGGCAAATCGTGAGGACGGAGGGAATCTGGAGGCCAATCAGGGGTCTGAATGTTACAGCTGTAGGGGCGGGGCCAGCCCACGCACTATACTTCGCCTGTTACGAAAGGTTGAAAAAGGTCCTCAGTGATATCATCCATCCGGGAGCGAACAGTCATTTGGCGAACG GGGCTGCTGGATGTGTTGCCACATTGCTTCATGATGCTGCAATGAATCCAGCTGAAG TGGTGAAGCAGAGGATGCAGATGTTTAACTCGCCATACCGTGGCGTTCTGGACTGTATGCGCTGCGTGTGGCAGCAGGAGGGGGCGTTGGCGTTTTATCGCAGCTACACCACGCAGCTCACCATGAACATCCCATTCCAAGCATTGCACTTCATGACCTACGAATATCTGCAAGAGCTGCTGAACCCCCAAAGACATTACAACCCCTCCTCCCACATGGTGTCGGGCGCGCTGGCGGGTGCCATTGCCGCCGCCGCCACCACGCCACTGGACGTTTGCAAGACGCTGCTGAACACGCAAGAGTCTCTGGCGCTCGATTCCGTCAGTCAGAGCGGAAGACACATCACCGGCCTCGGCCATGCCTTCCGGACTGTCTACAGGCTTGGCGGCCTTCCCGCTTACTTCAAAGGCGTTCAGGCCAGGGTCATATACCAGATGCCCTCGACAGCCATCAGCTGGTCCGTCTACGAGTTCTTCAAGAATGTTATCACCAAACACCAGCACGAGAAGCGCAGGATCCAGAGGGACGGAGAGAAGTAA
- the LOC113056853 gene encoding hsp70-Hsp90 organizing protein-like isoform X2 yields the protein MVGLMKFSLDFCRLLGLSGSSDERPEEMDTGALPEQNDHTLSQDVLNGEEGLSEDEKARRKAERRKAKRKRQRQRKKLERGKKDESTEQGEENAGADSELDESEESESEEVECIGLSKVEEKQVAPQSKTPFGPPLASGNKSNQQPAARASEEDPGWDVNSAFVANAVSHIRPKAKSKGAHKSKENKENESRTGEVIGLPDAKTKRSALLVEKGIRFVQEGQYTQAVSLFTEAIRCDPKDYRFFGNRSYCYCCLEQYPLALADAEKSIQMAPDWPKGYYRRGSALMGLKSYSEAEKAMEQVLKLDQDCEEAVNDLLYCKVQQILDLGYDEEQSIQLLEKYNTVQAVVAAKASNQDCALLQPGPCNSLWVGNVTTELTEKHLWDLFKIYGEIDSIRVLHERFCAFVNFNNANMASRAMEKLNGHFIENTRLVVRYPDRRIQRVLPTPAIQQPAGTTGPRRRGPVNGDECYFWRTTGCHFGDRCRYKHIPDHRGKDWQP from the exons ATGGTCGGACTGATGAAGTTCAGTTTGGATTTCTGCCGGTTACTGGGGCTTAGCG GCTCCAGTGACGAGAGGCCAGAGGAGATGGACACTGGTGCCCTCCCCGAGCAGAATGACCACACACTCTCACAG GATGTCTTAAATGGTGAGGAAGGTCTTAGTGAGGATGAGAAGGCCAGACGGAAAGCAGAGAGACGCAAAGCCAAAAGGAAG cgcCAACGTCAGCGGAAGAAACTAGAGCGGGGTAAAAAGGATGAAAGTACTGAACAG ggggAGGAAAATGCTGGAGCTGATTCTGAACTTGATGAGTCTGAGGAGTCTGAGTCAGAGGAGGTGGAATGTATCGGCCTTTCAAAAGTGGAAGAGAAGCAAGTTGCTCCTCAAAGTAAAACTCCTTTTGGACCTCCACTGGCGTCAGGGAACAAAAGCAACCAACAGCCGGCGGCTCGTGCTAGTGAGGAG GACCCAGGCTGGGATGTGAACAGTGCTTTTGTTGCCAATGCTGTCAGTCACATTCGACCTAAAGCTAAAAGTAAAGGAGCACACAAGTCGAAAGAGAACAAGGAAAATGAGAGCAGGACAGGAGAA gtcaTAGGTTTACCAGATGCTAAGACTAAGAGAAGTGCCTTACTAGTAG AAAAAGGGATTCGATTTGTTCAGGAGGGTCAGTACACACAAGCTGTTAGTCTGTTTACAGAGGCCATCAGATGTGATCCGAAAGACTACAG GTTTTTTGGAAATCGCTCGTACTGCTACTGTTGTCTGGAGCAGTATCCTCTGGCCCTCGCAGATGCTGAGAAGTCCATCCAAATGGCTCCTGATTGGCCCAAAGGCTATTACCGCAGAGGAAGTGCACTTATGGGGCTTAAG AGTTATAGCGAAGCTGAGAAAGCTATGGAACAGGTGCTAAAACTGGACCAAGACTGCGAAGAAGCGGTCAATGACCTCTTGTACTGCAAAGTGCAACAAATTTTG GATCTTGGCTATGATGAGGAACAGAGTATTCAATTGCTGGAAAAATACAACACGGTGCAGGCTGTTGTTGCAGCCAAGG cTTCAAATCAGGACTGTGCTCTCCTCCAACCAGG TCCTTGCAATTCCCTGTGGGTGGGCAACGTGACCACAGAACTGACAGAGAAACATTTGTGGGACCTGTTCAAAAT TTATGGAGAAATTGACAGCATTCGGGTTCTGCACGAACGCTTCTGTGCGTTTGTTAACTTCAATAATGCCAACATGGCCTCCCGTGCGATGGAGAAACTCAAT GGACATTTTATTGAGAATACCCGACTAGTGGTTCGATATCCAGATCGACGGATTCAGAGAGTCTTGCCGACACCTGCTATTCAACAACCTGCAGGGACTACTGG GCCAAGACGCAGAGGTCCTGTCAACGGAGATGAGTGTTACTTCTGGAGGACCACCGGATGTCATTTTGGAGATCGATGTCGCTATAAGCACATTCCCGATCATCGAGGCAAAGACTGGCAACCTTGA
- the LOC113056854 gene encoding pyridine nucleotide-disulfide oxidoreductase domain-containing protein 2-like encodes MAAAVRAGSWHRGVISVARRGSHSSTALKPQYDAVIIGAGHNGLIASAYLQKGGLKTAVLERRHVLGGAAVSEEIIPGFHFSRASYLLSLLRPHIYQDLELKKHGLKVYMRDPYSFTPMLEDGVRGQPPPSLTLGADLAKTQQEIGKFSEKDAKVYPDFLSYLERLACAIHPLLDAPPVDIPGLTQGSLRKKMSALRSLKPLVKSGLKLGKNIPDFYELVTAPAMKVLNRWFESEPLRATLATDSVIGANISPNNPGSGYVLLHHVMGELEKEKGAWGYVEGGMGGVSQSIAGSARSLGADIFTNRDVEQVLVGQDGSAKGVVLTDGTEVQSKVVLSNATPYITFKQLTPQDALPEAFITAVDQIDYTSPVTKINVAVDKLPNFLAAPNSADGRPGPHHQCSIHLNCESVEVLEEAYREGQQGRPSSRPMIEMTIPSVLDPTLAPPGCHVVSLFIQFTPYLLEGCHAWTEEDRGRFADTVFDWVERYAPGFKKSIVGKDILTPADLERVFGLTGGNIFHGSMSLDQLYLARPLPSVADYRSPVKGLYLCGSGSHPGGGVMGAAGWNSALRVLADFKRL; translated from the exons ATGGCTGCGGCTGTCAGGGCAGGTTCATGGCACAGAGGGGTTATATCAGTGGCACGGCGCGGCAGCCACAGCAGCACTGCACTCAAACCTCAATATGACGCAGTTATTATCGGTGCAG gTCACAACGGCCTTATTGCA TCAGCATATCTGCAGAAGGGAGGCCTGAAAACAGCAGTCCTGGAGCGCAGACATGTACTTGGAGGAGCAGCTGTATCTGAAGAGATTATTCCAG GGTTCCACTTTTCCAGGGCCTCTTATCTGCTCAGTTTACTGCGCCCACACATCTACCAGGACCTGGAGCTCAAG AAACATGGCCTCAAGGTGTACATGAGGGACCCCTATTCATTTACCCCCATGTTGGAGGATGGTGTAAGAGGGCAACCACCACCGTCTTTAACGCTTGGAGCTGACCTGGCAAAGACCCAGCAAGAGATTGGCAAATTCTCGGAGAAAGATGCCAAG GTCTATCCTGATTTTTTATCCTATTTGGAAAGACTGGCCTGTGCCATCCACCCTCTTTTAGATGCTCCACCTGTTGACATTCCAGGACTGACTCAGGGCTCTTTGAGAAAGAAAATGTCTGCCCTCAGGAGCTTGAAACCTTTGGTGAAGTCTG GGTTGAAGTTGGGAAAGAATATACCAGATTTCTATGAACTTGTTACAGCTCCAGCTATGAAG gtgCTCAATCGCTGGTTTGAATCAGAGCCGCTGAGAGCCACACTAGCCACTGACTCTGTGATTGGTGCAAACATAAGCCCAAATAATCCTGGAAGTGG ATATGTCCTGCTGCATCATGTCATGGGTgagctggagaaagagaaaggTGCCTGGGGTTATGTGGAGGGAGGAATGGGTGGCGTGTCTCAATCGATCGCCGGCTCCGCCCGGTCTCTCGGAGCAGATATTTTCACAAACAGG GATGTTGAACAGGTCCTTGTTGGTCAGGATGGTTCTGCCAAAGGTGTTGTGCTGACAGATGGAACTGAAGTCCAGAGTAAAGTGGTTCTGTCCAATGCCACTCCCTACATCACCTTCAAACAGCTCACACCACAG GATGCCCTGCCAGAGGCATTCATCACGGCTGTAGATCAGATTGACTACACCTCTCCTGTTACCAAGATAAATG TGGCTGTAGACAAGCTGCCTAATTTCTTGGCTGCTCCAAATAGTGCGGATGGAAGACCAGGTCCACATCATCAGTGTTCAATCCACCTGAACTGTGAGAGTGTGGAGGTGCTGGAAGAGGCCTACAGGGAGGGCCAGCAGGGACGCCCATCCTCCAG GCCCATGATAGAAATGACTATTCCCTCAGTGCTGGATCCGACTCTAGCGCCCCCCGGCTGTCATGTGGTGTCTCTTTTCATCCAGTTTACGCCATATTTGCTGGAGGGTTGTCACGCGTGGACTGAGGAGGACAGGGGGAGATTTGCTGACACAG TGTTCGACTGGGTTGAGCGTTACGCACCTGGATTTAAAAAGTCTATAGTTGGCAAAGACATTTTAACCCCCGCTGATCTGGAGAGGGTCTTTGGTCTCACTGGAGGG AATATATTTCATGGCTCAATGTCTTTGGATCAGCTTTACCTGGCGAGACCTTTGCCCTCTGTCGCAGACTACCGCTCACCAGTCAAAGGACTGTACTTATGTGGCAGTGGCAGCCATCCAG GTGGAGGCGTCATGGGTGCAGCTGGCTGGAATTCAGCTCTCAGAGTTCTAGCAGATTTCAAACGACTGTGA
- the LOC113056853 gene encoding uncharacterized protein LOC113056853 isoform X1 has protein sequence MVGLMKFSLDFCRLLGLSGSSDERPEEMDTGALPEQNDHTLSQVQEQWALFPELARDDVLNGEEGLSEDEKARRKAERRKAKRKRQRQRKKLERGKKDESTEQGEENAGADSELDESEESESEEVECIGLSKVEEKQVAPQSKTPFGPPLASGNKSNQQPAARASEEDPGWDVNSAFVANAVSHIRPKAKSKGAHKSKENKENESRTGEVIGLPDAKTKRSALLVEKGIRFVQEGQYTQAVSLFTEAIRCDPKDYRFFGNRSYCYCCLEQYPLALADAEKSIQMAPDWPKGYYRRGSALMGLKSYSEAEKAMEQVLKLDQDCEEAVNDLLYCKVQQILDLGYDEEQSIQLLEKYNTVQAVVAAKASNQDCALLQPGPCNSLWVGNVTTELTEKHLWDLFKIYGEIDSIRVLHERFCAFVNFNNANMASRAMEKLNGHFIENTRLVVRYPDRRIQRVLPTPAIQQPAGTTGPRRRGPVNGDECYFWRTTGCHFGDRCRYKHIPDHRGKDWQP, from the exons ATGGTCGGACTGATGAAGTTCAGTTTGGATTTCTGCCGGTTACTGGGGCTTAGCG GCTCCAGTGACGAGAGGCCAGAGGAGATGGACACTGGTGCCCTCCCCGAGCAGAATGACCACACACTCTCACAGGTACAAGAACAGTGGGCTCTTTTTCCTGAATTAGCCCGAGAT GATGTCTTAAATGGTGAGGAAGGTCTTAGTGAGGATGAGAAGGCCAGACGGAAAGCAGAGAGACGCAAAGCCAAAAGGAAG cgcCAACGTCAGCGGAAGAAACTAGAGCGGGGTAAAAAGGATGAAAGTACTGAACAG ggggAGGAAAATGCTGGAGCTGATTCTGAACTTGATGAGTCTGAGGAGTCTGAGTCAGAGGAGGTGGAATGTATCGGCCTTTCAAAAGTGGAAGAGAAGCAAGTTGCTCCTCAAAGTAAAACTCCTTTTGGACCTCCACTGGCGTCAGGGAACAAAAGCAACCAACAGCCGGCGGCTCGTGCTAGTGAGGAG GACCCAGGCTGGGATGTGAACAGTGCTTTTGTTGCCAATGCTGTCAGTCACATTCGACCTAAAGCTAAAAGTAAAGGAGCACACAAGTCGAAAGAGAACAAGGAAAATGAGAGCAGGACAGGAGAA gtcaTAGGTTTACCAGATGCTAAGACTAAGAGAAGTGCCTTACTAGTAG AAAAAGGGATTCGATTTGTTCAGGAGGGTCAGTACACACAAGCTGTTAGTCTGTTTACAGAGGCCATCAGATGTGATCCGAAAGACTACAG GTTTTTTGGAAATCGCTCGTACTGCTACTGTTGTCTGGAGCAGTATCCTCTGGCCCTCGCAGATGCTGAGAAGTCCATCCAAATGGCTCCTGATTGGCCCAAAGGCTATTACCGCAGAGGAAGTGCACTTATGGGGCTTAAG AGTTATAGCGAAGCTGAGAAAGCTATGGAACAGGTGCTAAAACTGGACCAAGACTGCGAAGAAGCGGTCAATGACCTCTTGTACTGCAAAGTGCAACAAATTTTG GATCTTGGCTATGATGAGGAACAGAGTATTCAATTGCTGGAAAAATACAACACGGTGCAGGCTGTTGTTGCAGCCAAGG cTTCAAATCAGGACTGTGCTCTCCTCCAACCAGG TCCTTGCAATTCCCTGTGGGTGGGCAACGTGACCACAGAACTGACAGAGAAACATTTGTGGGACCTGTTCAAAAT TTATGGAGAAATTGACAGCATTCGGGTTCTGCACGAACGCTTCTGTGCGTTTGTTAACTTCAATAATGCCAACATGGCCTCCCGTGCGATGGAGAAACTCAAT GGACATTTTATTGAGAATACCCGACTAGTGGTTCGATATCCAGATCGACGGATTCAGAGAGTCTTGCCGACACCTGCTATTCAACAACCTGCAGGGACTACTGG GCCAAGACGCAGAGGTCCTGTCAACGGAGATGAGTGTTACTTCTGGAGGACCACCGGATGTCATTTTGGAGATCGATGTCGCTATAAGCACATTCCCGATCATCGAGGCAAAGACTGGCAACCTTGA